A section of the Meles meles chromosome 8, mMelMel3.1 paternal haplotype, whole genome shotgun sequence genome encodes:
- the LOC123949051 gene encoding mucin-6-like, whose protein sequence is MANVTVTRCEGFCASSTSSAVPTSQPETHCSCCQPRGSYEKQFVLPCSDPAAQGQPLVLTLQMFRSCACSPLRCGG, encoded by the exons ATGGCCAACGTGACAGTGACCCGCTGTGAGGGCTTCTGTGCCTCCTCGACGAG CTCTGCCGTCCCCACGAGCCAGCCGGAGACCCACTGCAGCTGCTGCCAGCCCCGCGGCTCCTACGAGAAGCAGTTCGTGCTGCCCTGCTCGGACCCCGCAGCACAGGGCCAGCCGCTGGTGCTCACCCTGCAGATGTTCCGCAGCTGTGCGTGCAGCCCACTGCGCTGTGGGGGCTAG